From the Theileria equi strain WA chromosome 4 map unlocalized gcontig_1105316255041, whole genome shotgun sequence genome, one window contains:
- a CDS encoding conserved hypothetical protein (encoded by transcript BEWA_050310A), translating to MFSLPFPIRHFLTSSNLTLRSVLIFLRVTHSYRNLLTSFTSYPYITVPSSFIHNIYKYLGPPMAPLGLDPLATRPYREIYVGNIPPVSDVSTLLDFLNEALIAINGTSMPGNPCLKGWISSDSHYAFIELRTMEEASNCMQLTGLNCMGYNIRVNRPKTYTPEMLALAPSPTVPTLDPSLLAMGLKALKNAREQIVAASDILATEKAKAMTDRLCIIDIPSETQDSDLKSAIEAIGQVKYIHFINDDPSKRVCLFEYQHIEQQKIALEQLPANHKVIMAIDAVTQGIINPSYIRQQLEKCEIMRPEVPTRVLWLSNLVSKEELDDDAEYFDIIDDVRTECEDYGQVIRLELPRVPKGLTEEEMKTVDTSSVGCAFVLFTTIDGCTKARKILGGRRFGPRIVDAHYFSELYFLTGRLGNPIPNLEREHSSLYNPKIVTDPNSAADILRELEEKQKA from the coding sequence atgttctccctaCCCTTTCCCATTAGGCACTTCTTAACGAGCTCTAATTTAACATTACGTTCAGTACTAATCTTCCTACGGGTTACCCACAGCTACCGCAATTTGCTTACATCCTTTACATCATACCCTTATATAACCGTTCCATCTTCTTTTATACACAACATATACAAATATTTAGGTCCTCCTATGGCTCCACTTGGGTTGGATCCTTTGGCTACAAGACCTTATCGCGAAATATACGTGGGAAACATTCCGCCTGTTAGTGACGTTTCCACCCTACTTGATTTTTTAAACGAAGCTTTAATAGCTATAAATGGCACAAGTATGCCTGGAAATCCATGTCTTAAAGGTTGGATTAGTTCAGACAGTCACTATGCGTTTATTGAGCTTAGAACAATGGAGGAAGCCAGTAATTGCATGCAACTGACGGGACTCAACTGCATGGGTTACAACATCCGTGTGAATAGACCAAAGACATACACTCCTGAAATGTTGGCACTTGCTCCATCGCCTACAGTGCCAACTTTGGATCCAAGTCTTTTGGCAATGGGCCTCAAGGCTCTCAAAAATGCAAGGGAGCAGATTGTGGCAGCTTCTGATATTCTTGCCACTGAAAAGGCAAAGGCCATGACAGATCGTCTCTGTATCATAGATATACCATCAGAGACTCAAGATTCTGATTTAAAATCTGCAATTGAAGCTATAGGCCAAGTAAAGTACATTCACTTTATAAATGATGACCCGAGTAAACGGGTATGCCTATTTGAATACCAGCACATTGAACAACAAAAAATCGCATTGGAACAACTTCCTGCTAACCACAAGGTAATTATGGCCATTGATGCCGTTACTCAGGGAATAATAAATCCATCGTATATACGCCAACAACTTGAAAAGTGCGAAATAATGAGACCGGAGGTACCAACAAGGGTGTTGTGGCTCTCTAATCTCGTCTCTAAGGAGGAACTGGATGATGATGCGGAATACTTTGACATTATAGATGACGTCAGGACAGAATGCGAAGATTATGGTCAAGTTATTAGACTAGAACTTCCAAGAGTACCAAAGGGATTGAcggaggaagaaatgaAGACGGTTGATACGTCCAGTGTAGGCTGTGCATTTGTACTCTTTACGACAATTGATGGGTGTACCAAGGCTAGAAAGATTCTCGGAGGCAGAAGATTTGGACCTCGCATTGTCGATGCGCATTACTTTAGTGAATTGTACTTTTTAACCGGAAGACTCGGAAATCCCATACCAAACTTGGAAAGGGAACATTCATCACTCTACAATCCAAAGATTGTCACTGATCCAAACTCGGCCGCCGACATTCTCAGGGAACTTGaggaaaaacaaaaggCGTGA
- a CDS encoding hypothetical protein (encoded by transcript BEWA_050360A), with protein sequence MGGKASTLKLKLDINGKCGEDKDRCNCDNSGKFVAEKKTDDPVKGFTKYAHSVTSGTFTLDGTLGGGGRIVGFAGTRGQPIHKVKEVSVYYWSKNEETKPLLLGITMTNTTAYYARSSDGVDWIITSQLTGEPLEIKLDYQNCLLNSAVTIDLSKTHANNKKYCCGGNHGQKVSVTSVPVSCVHQNSNHLTYYKHETNLGTGIKLAAIKYNDSRGKRKRIEIPGFVLPTNDSVKVYVFYCSKNPEILYLKKNGSELDNKWYKRDHTSDIWKELLGISNDPNNITNCNNGFKQLVDELKKAGCGVSQCTLVPPKPAPLPQPISGQARGGSGVVGSSPPGKNSKGYNPYIIVPSVLVPSGSLTVLAYWAYTHTRDPWVRQI encoded by the coding sequence atgggtGGTAAAGCATCTACACTCAAGTTAAAGCTagatataaatggaaaatgtggagAGGATAAAGACAGATGTAATTGTGATAATTCTGGCAAGTTTGTCGCCGAAAAGAAGACAGATGATCCAGTAAAAGGCTTTACTAAATATGCGCACAGTGTAACAAGTGGAACATTTACTCTAGATGGAACGCTTGGTGGTGGAGGTAGGATAGTAGGTTTTGCGGGAACAAGAGGACAACCCATACATAAGGTCAAAGAGGTATCGGTCTACTACTGGTCTAAGAATGAGGAAACAAAACCCCTTCTCCTTGGAATTACCATGACTAATACGACTGCCTATTATGCCAGGAGTAGTGATGGTGTTGATTGGATTATTACTTCTCAACTCACAGGTGAACCCTTGGAGATCAAACTGGATTACCAAAACTGTTTACTCAACAGTGCGGTAACTATAGATCTTAGCAAGACTCATGCCAACAATAAGAAGTACTGTTGCGGTGGTAATCATGGTCAAAAGGTCTCCGTTACTTCTGTACCAGTTTCTTGCGTACACCAGAACTCAAATCACCTTACATACTACAAACACGAGACCAATCTTGGTACTGGAATTAAATTAGCAGCTATCAAGTACAATGATAGTAGAGGTAAaagaaagagaatagagaTTCCTGGTTTTGTATTACCTACCAATGATTCGGTAAAGGTTTATGTGTTCTATTGCAGCAAAAATCCCGAAATCCTATATCTCAAAAAGAATGGATCTGAACTCGATAATAAGTGGTACAAGAGAGACCATACTAGTGATATTTGGAAAGAACTCCTGGGCATATCCAATGATCCAAACAACATCACAAACTGTAACAATGGCTTTAAACAGCTTGTGGATGAACTAAAGAAGGCAGGATGTGGTGTATCTCAATGTACTCTAGTACCTCCCAAACCTGCTCCCCTTCCTCAACCTATATCGGGCCAAGCTAGGGGAGGATCTGGTGTTGTTGGTAGTAGCCCTCCTGGTAAAAATTCTAAAGGCTATAATCCGTATATTATCGTCCCTTCTGTTCTTGTCCCATCTGGCTCTCTGACCGTACTAGCCTACTGGGCCTATACACATACCAGAGATCCCTGGGTACGACAAATATAA
- a CDS encoding hypothetical protein (encoded by transcript BEWA_050320A) has protein sequence MSSPGRGSGGRSRRSRDRSYDRHRHRSKYDDRDRGKDRDRDSPYNRRSPPDYHDRRRNYRFDSPPKQHVKKAYGGGPGRSSGFIKVKTNAIKDVSEYKHCTHEKLYTWIGDIKYGNQPLQIKNDNERSKPLKHEHYYLEVVTTYYHGTYNSTKRRITVPLILGIKEKTVGDYTWYENTGDGIKWKKIGNTGGFPNSDPGQCGKEFTKKLNDLTCKLHKLHIIDIRKTVNNGGSPYICSVCNKAKLLLTVEIPGSSVDCYRKFCHAPADDDGKITYPVTYGNDTIRYRERDDKFKLLSVKKGDTISVYYWEGDNTHDNPLLIEVKPNVGQSTWYENTGTSGGKHDKWRKLKQDETTNFSNSYKLKKKLDRLSCTLNNAVRINLGRDSGCHDSRDSKHNNRISTRHNGIFNKGLSLSAYEYKSRVSGEKFSVAELFIGSQRQKSKSENLFFKDITKVLSYASFCDPTNPFIIRVDSSDSKSQWYERISNDTWEKKDSDLSSHIGEIFYRVKDSFNIQECPTSAPTTQTGVQIDISQQPSDITLTGVYKVTSSSGIHPILISKDYSGLPKGFFRVTHQTITWMPFKLSRNLGKGGTILSSVGSPEVPISDVKEVSVYYWDGNLDLPILLEINKDTGIIDYYSHATIYRNRVLGDNWSQSGNRGKGLVHLLDEKNGQRNNAIPINLRNPEDLSQFYKDSRVPPYIKNIRNITNSGSSPPLTIPGGNYIVKEYTINGGTAKISRVTFGGKDTTGINLTKNDEISKIRIYKWKDDNEDIPLLVEFISDSNQHTFFENLTKESLVWQGVDPKDSKKFYKTTLQQPLTDKLDDVSCRVHRTVSINVSKQGYQYCHDRCKSKRIKVKKSASGLFPGYIGYEHTAFRGQTFTVTAITNNDREQNSSLKSPLRDVKRVTVYFPDCTGGSPIAIRIEYENGKVHEEWLKNEKEQLVSFSSSDNKNDPAIILGKLKTNKQCQGTQGSPGIQSLLTHSEEDSSDSDEEAHVSGTESGNFTGLFDWSLGSLASSLAQGILTAPPQAVHAIVQTLSDLTNPKHGHIGDPQKPPNVSSTQTAEEAKYSTLQSPTPPSQPPEPPAPTVPESAKFVDGVSGGVLAGYVVPSVFGGSAATFFGGWKLYNRFKGDPWVRQI, from the exons ATGTCGTCTCCAGGCCGCGGTTCCGGCGGAAGATCGAGGCGTTCGCGCGATCGCTCGTATGATCGGCACAGACATCGGTCGAAATACGACGATAGAGACAGAGGCAAGGATAGGGACCGAGATTCGCCATATAATCGCAGATCGCCACCTGATTATCATGACAGAAGGAGAAACTATCGATTTGACTCGCCGCCAAAGCAACACGTGAAGAAGGCATACGGAGGTGGCCCAGGAAGGTCCTCAG GCTTTATAAAGGTCAAAACAAATGCAATAAAAGATGTGTCAGAGTATAAACATTGCACTCATGAGAAACTATATACATGGATAGGTGATATTAAGTATGGTAATCAGCCTCTTcaaataaaaaatgataatgaACGATCAAAACCATTAAAACATGAACATTACTATCTAGAGGTGGTTACTACATACTACCATGGGACCTATAATAGTACTAAACGTCGAATAACGGTACCTCTTATTCTTGGAATTAAGGAAAAAACTGTGGGAGATTATActtggtatgaaaatactgGAGATGGCataaaatggaagaagatagGTAATACGGGTGGATTCCCTAATAGTGACCCAGGGCAATGTGGAAAAGAGTTTACTAAGAAGCTAAATGATCTCACCTGTAAACTCCATAAGCTTCACATCATTGATATACGAAAGACTGTAAACAATGGTGGTAGTCCATACATATGTTCTGTTTGTAATAAGGCCAAGTTATTGTTGACTGTGGAGATACCTGGATCATCTGTTGACTGTTACAGAAAATTTTGTCACGCTCCGGCAGATGACGATGGTAAAATAACCTATCCAGTCACTTATGGAAATGATACTATTAGATACCGAGAACGCGATGACAAATTCAAATTACTATCTGTTAAAAAAGGTGATACTATCtctgtttactactgggagGGTGACAATACTCATGATAACCCTCTTTTGATAGAAGTTAAACCCAATGTTGGACAGTCTACTTGGTATGAGAATACAGGAACATCTGGTGGAAAGCATGACAAGTGGAGAAAGCTGAAACAAGATGAGACTACTAATTTTTCCAATTCTTACAAGCTTAAGAAAAAACTGGACCGCCTCAGTTGCACACTCAATAATGCTGTTAGAATTAATTTAGGACGAGACTCTGGTTGCCATGATTCTAGGGATTCCAAGCACAATAATAGGATAAGCACTCGTCATAACGGCATATTTAACAAAGGACTCTCTCTTTCAGCTTATGAATACAAGAGTAGAGTATCTGGTGAAAAGTTTTCCGTGGCAGAGCTGTTTATTGGAAGTCAGAGGCAAAAGAGTAAATCTGAAAACCTCTTTTTCAAAGATATCACTAAAGTCCTGTCATATGCTTCGTTTTGTGATCCTACAAATCCATTTATCATACGTGTGGACAGTAGTGATTCCAAAAGCCAGTGGTACGAAAGAATAAGTAATGATACATGGGAGAAGAAGGATAGTGACTTGTCTAGCCATATCGGGGAAATTTTCTACCGTGTTAAAGATTCATTCaatatacaagaatgtCCTACCTCTGCCCCTACTACACAAACTGGTGTCCAAATAGATATCTCACAACAACCTAGTGATATTACACTTACTGGAGTATACAAAGTTACATCCAGCTCAGGGATTCATCCCATCCTCATTTCAAAGGATTATTCAGGTCTACCAAAGGGCTTCTTCAGAGTTACTCATCAGACAATCACATGGATGCCTTTTAAACTAAGTAGAAATTTAGGTAAGGGAGGTACCATATTATCAAGTGTAGGATCTCCAGAGGTACCCATATCCGATGTTAAGGAGGTCTCAGTCTATTACTGGGATGGCAATCTTGATCTACCTATCTTACTTGAAATTAATAAAGATACTGGTATTATAGACTACTATTCACATGCTACCATTTATAGAAATAGAGTATTAGGTGATAATTGGTCACAAAGCGGTAACAGAGGCAAAGGACTTGTGCACCTTCTTGATGAGAAGAACGGCCAAAGGAATAATGCTATTCCAATTAACCTCAGAAACCCTGAAGACCTTTCCCAGTTTTATAAAGACAGTAGAGTACCTCCATATATAAAGAATATCAGAAACATCACAAACTCTGGCTCTTCTCCACCACTTACTATTCCAGGAGGTAACTACATAGTTAAGGAATACACGATTAATGGAGGTACTGCAAAGATATCCCGGGTAACCTTTGGAGGGAAAGATACTACCGGTATTAATCTTACTAAGAACGATGAGATATCAAAAATaagaatatataaatggaaggatgataatGAGGATATACCGCTCCTAGTTGAGTTCATTAGTGATTCCAATCAGCATACGTTCTTTGAAAACCTTACTAAGGAAAGTCTTGTTTGGCAAGGAGTTGACCCTAAGGATTCaaaaaagttttacaagacTACTCTACAGCAACCACTTACAGATAAGCTCGATGATGTGAGTTGCAGAGTTCATCGTACTGTCAGCATAAATGTATCAAAGCAAGGGTATCAATATTGTCACGATAGGTGTAAGtcaaagaggataaagGTTAAGAAGAGTGCTAGTGGTTTATTCCCTGGATATATAGGCTatgaacatactgcattcAGAGGTCAGACTTTTACAGTAACTGCTATAACAAATAATGATCGAGAACAAAATTCCAGCCTGAAATCCCCTCTCAGAGATGTAAAAAGAGTTACAGTATATTTTCCAGACTGTACCGGAGGATCCCCAATTGCAATACGTATTgaatatgaaaatggtaAAGTACATGAAGAGTGGcttaaaaatgaaaaggaacAATTGGTCTCATTTAGCTCAAGtgataataaaaatgatccCGCTATAATTTTAGGAAAACTCAAAACTAATAAACAATGTCAAGGAACTCAGGGGTCACCAGGAATTCAGAGTTTATTAACACACTCTGAAGAAGATTCTAGCGACTCTGATGAAGAGGCTCATGTTAGTGGTACAGAAAGTGGAAATTTTACTGGGCTATTTGACTGGTCATTGGGTTCACTTGCTTCTAGCCTTGCTCAAGGGATACTTACTGCACCACCTCAAGCAGTTCATGCTATAGTACAAACTTTATCTGACCTAACTAATCCTAAACATGGACACATCGGAGATCCTCAAAAACCTCCTAATGTCTCATCTACCCAAACTGCTGAAGAAGCTAAATATTCTACTCTTCAATCTCCTACTCCTCCTAGTCAACCTCCTGAACCTCCTGCTCCTACTGTTCCTGAATCTGCTAAATTTGTTGATGGAGTTTCTGGTGGTGTCCTCGCTGGATATGTCGTCCCTTctgtttttggtggatcCGCTGCAaccttttttggaggatggaaactttataaccgctttaaaggagacccttgggttagacagatatag
- a CDS encoding hypothetical protein (encoded by transcript BEWA_050350A), with translation MRILSAAHGDKLHSFNIKDIDTQYQEVNVYYSSTDRGKIKPLIIGLVPFSGTPEYYTFDGKLKRGYAIRNDNLTKALDQENCLRKNIVVANLSKKGGRYCCGMNGHNKIQVHHHRTNVPNGYTSYLHLPTKVENFSFNIHKFKDDKEHVWPSSINSIRSVHAYFCNNNLSKALLLYVNKGSGSAWFRRTSGDGNTWTEAGMESLKTHTPSSLSIKQHIEGILHKLCKELSAKECKHADSATSVIPTTTTPAVSSGGAGTEGSVSSGSSSTPSSSQQEAAGAPGPTGPSGVGSAGGSNTTYGPAGTSGSGGGVTASTEQNTGQTFFDKATKFIKSRDGIITASVTPGIGGLIGAVVWKWPKIMSCLITKAL, from the coding sequence ATGAGAATACTCTCGGCTGCACATGGCGATAAACTACATTCGTTCAACATAAAGGATATTGATACGCAATATCAGGAGGTTAATGTCTATTACTCTTCAACTGACAGAGGTAAGATTAAACCATTGATCATAGGACTAGTTCCTTTTAGTGGAACACCAGAGtattacacatttgatGGGAAATTGAAAAGAGGTTATGCAATTCGTAATGATAATCTTACCAAGGCGCTCGATCAGGAGAATTGTCTGCGGAAGAACATTGTTGTGGCAAACCTATCTAAAAAAGGAGGTAGATATTGTTGTGGAATGAATGGACATAATAAGATTCAAGTACACCATCACCGTACCAATGTACCTAATGGATATACTTCATATCTACACCTTCCAACCAAGGTTGAGAACTTTAGTTTTAATATTCACAAGTTCAAAGACGATAAAGAACATGTATGGCCAAGTTCTATAAACAGCATAAGAAGTGTACATGCTTACTTTTGTAATAATAACCTCAGCAAGGCATTATTACTATATGTGAACAAAGGATCAGGAAGTGCATGGTTCAGGAGGACTTCTGGGGATGGCAATACATGGACAGAAGCTGGTATGGAATCCCTGAAAACTCATACACCAAGTTCCCTTAGCATAAAGCAACACATTGAAGGTATACTCCACAAACTTTGCAAGGAACTCAGTGCTAAGGAGTGTAAACATGCAGATAGTGCTACCTCTGTTATCcctactactactactcctgcAGTCTCTTCAGGTGGTGCAGGCACAGAAGGATCCGTATCTTCTGGTAGCAGTTCTACTCCATCCTCATCTCAACAAGAAGCTGCTGGTGCTCCTGGACCTACAGGACCATCTGGTGTAGGCTCTGCTGGAGGTTCTAATACTACTTATGGACCTGCTGGTACTTCTGGATCTGGTGGAGGTGTAACTGCTTCTACAGAACAAAACACTGgtcaaacattttttgatAAAGCAACTAAATTCATTAAATCACGAGATGGTATAATTACTGCATCAGTTACTCCTGGCATAGGTGGTCTCATTGGTGCTGTTGTCTGGAAATGGCCTAAAATAATGTCATGTCTAATCACTAAGGCACTATAA
- a CDS encoding hypothetical protein (encoded by transcript BEWA_050330A), whose product MGGIELDIGQAKRDNPEGDIKVIKKDNNLQGYITYEYKGHNEKPFELTGLNYDSKRITTIVILSSIKNVNNVIICCDKGGKTVFIIGIGTTECHYYYTNSEADKNSDHSTKFEKFLVKGFSSLQNDDLNNIIYNIKINKTLDYDSLDIMLKNFLWRPNSVVFDLSKSADKSTYPSDVTDIQVSVGKGNMTDAKFLDVTHTPDISPFYIEDIKKSGKHISIDGGFPNDPLTGFSVYYKIDDKKYNDPLLVVLTLNNLGGTDQRFISSHYLISKNKNNSTWNIRRVVGTDTNENDIKAILSNIVLYNKLDFKYLNNLKGRLNDLTEGLLIDLTNDFREEKGQYTSEGKRIPYRKIKASAYYTTISHADTFTSFTISGIKVTNSDFINRNLFHTERRIYGLNIFYKGNSTADPLLIHILEDTLGTNKWISRHLGDTTWHKHEDSSPKSDTDIKDIQKLIEQLNTPNIIIDLSKPKEYTPTENTLEVEVKNIAVKGLSDCCGFEHTMSQNKAFTVKQFAYETSPLKAIKFPDQLLSVTAYYSGTSPNLVNLLMVKLEANNSGLKYIYFKRKNKDVSSWMQYNQDKNLDNNSLKIELERLMKEYGLESPQKSTGHFKPESKDAPGKSEGYSEDSRETDFSKEQEASSSISIPKSSDSSSGAIVGGIFGGIACLCLVGAAIWKVGPSVRTYLASRKRIL is encoded by the coding sequence ATGGGTGGAATTGAGTTAGACATTGGACAGGCCAAACGGGACAATCCTGAAGGTGATATAAAAGTAATTAAGAAAGACAATAATCTACAAGGATATATAACATATGAATACAAAGGGCACAATGAAAAACCATTTGAGTTAACTGGGCTTAATTATGATAGCAAGAGAATAACAACAATAGTTATATTGTCTTCTATAAAAAATGTCAATAACGTTATAATATGTTGTGATAAGGGTGGCAAAACGGTTTTTATTATAGGCATTGGAACTACTGAGTGTCATTATTATTATACGAACTCGGAAGCCGATAAAAATAGTGACCATAGCACTAAGTTCGAGAAATTTCTAGTAAAGGGCTTTTCTTCACTCCAGAATGATGATCTTAACAATATCATTTACAATATAAAGATAAACAAAACTCTAGACTATGATAGTTTAGATATTATGTTAAAGAATTTTCTCTGGAGACCAAATAGCGTAGTGTTCGACCTTTCAAAATCAGCTGATAAATCCACTTATCCTTCCGATGTTACCGATATCCAGGTTAGTGTCGGAAAAGGCAACATGACAGATGCTAAATTTCTTGATGTTACACATACTCCAGATATTTCCCCGTTCTACATTGAAGATATTAAGAAGAGTGGGAAACATATAAGTATAGATGGAGGATTTCCAAACGACCCACTGACCGGCTTCAGTGTATACTACAaaattgatgataaaaagtATAATGATCCACTTTTAGTGGTTTTGACCCTAAATAATCTTGGTGGTACTGATCAAAGATTTATTAGCAGTCACTACCTAATTtccaagaataaaaataataGCACTTGGAACATTCGCAGAGTTGTAGGAACTGATACAAATGAGAATGATATTAAAGCAATATTAAGCAATATCGTTCTATATAACAAGCTTGACTTTAAATACCTGAATAACCTCAAAGGTAGACTTAATGATCTCACAGAGGGCCTGTTGATAGATTTAACCAATGATTTCCGAGAAGAAAAAGGTCAATATACCTCTGAAGGTAAACGGATTCCCTACAGAAAAATAAAGGCTTCTGCTTATTATACTACCATTAGTCATGCTGATACATTCACTAGCTTTACAATTAGTGGGATAAAAGTTACTAATtcagattttataaatCGAAATCTATTTCACACAGAAAGGAGAATCTATGGGTTAAATATTTTCTACAAAGGCAACTCTACTGCAGATCCACTCCTCATTCATATACTGGAAGATACTCTCGGAACTAACAAATGGATAAGTAGACATCTTGGAGATACTACTTGGCACAAACATGAGGACAGTTCTCCAAAAAGTGATACAGATATTAAGGATATCCAAAAACTCATTGAACAATTAAATACTCCGAATATTATAATAGACCTTTCTAAGCCTAAAGAATATACACCTACTGAAAATACTCTAGAAGTTGAGGTTAAAAACATTGCAGTTAAGGGTCTGTCAGATTGTTGTGGATTTGAACATACTATGAGTCAAAATAAAGCTTTCACAGTTAAGCAATTCGCATATGAAACTTCTCCCCTAAAAGCTATAAAATTTCCCGATCAACTGCTTAGTGTAACAGCATACTACTCTGGAACTAGTCCCAATCTTGTTAATCTCCTAATGGTTAAACTAGAGGCTAATAATAGTGGCTTAAAATAcatatattttaaaaggaagaataaagatgTATCCAGCTGGATGCAATATAATCAGGATAAAAACCTAGATAATAACAGTTTAAAGATTGAACTGGAAAGGTTAATGAAGGAGTACGGTCTCGAATCACCTCAGAAAAGCACCGGACACTTCAAACCCGAATCTAAAGATGCACCTGGAAAGTCTGAAGGTTATTCCGAGGATTCCAGAGAAACAGACTTTTCCAAGGAACAAGAGGCATCTTCATCAATCTCGATACCCAAATCTTCTGATTCTTCCAGCGGTGCTATAGTTGGTGGAATATTTGGTGGCATTGCTTGCCTATGCCTTGTTGGTGCTGCAATATGGAAGGTGGGACCTTCTGTAAGAACGTATTTAGCCAGTAGAAAACGCATTCTGTAG
- a CDS encoding hypothetical protein (encoded by transcript BEWA_050340A) produces the protein MGGTYSVIVDISMDTKNNAPTTYYGNSIGLTRKDEPEIRKSDEGEEKQPLQNYKIYKHELPDNSGWSSSTYELKAVNHNGNRQFGLDTVGFKDHKTVEVVYWLND, from the coding sequence ATGGGTGGTACATATTCTGTCATTGTAGATATTTCCATGGATACTAAAAATAATGCTCCAACCACATACTATGGGAATAGTATAGGCCTCACCAGGAAAGATGAACCAGAGATTAGAAAGAGTGATGAAGGTGAGGAGAAACAACCACTCCAGAattacaaaatttataaacatgagCTTCCGGACAATAGTGGATGGTCATCAAGTACTTATGAACTAAAGGCTGTAAATCATAATGGAAATCGGCAATTTGGACTTGATACGGTCGGATTTAAAGATCATAAGACAGTGGAAGTGGTATACTGGTTAAATGATTAG